Part of the Equus caballus isolate H_3958 breed thoroughbred chromosome 5, TB-T2T, whole genome shotgun sequence genome is shown below.
ggaagtgttccatcttccctaatttttgggaatagcttgaaaaggataggtattaaatcctctctgatagtctggtagaattccccaggaaagccatctggtcctggggttttattctttgggatgtttttgattgctgtttcaatctctttccttgtgattggtctgttcaagttgtctgcctcttcttgagtgagcattgggagattgtaggagtccaagaatttatccatttcctctaggttatccattctgttggcatatagttttttgtagtattctcttataatctgttgtatttctgcagaatctgttgttatttctcctcgcttatttctgattttgcttatttgagctttctcactttttttctttgtaagtctggctaggggtttgtcaattttatttatcttctcaaaaaaccagctctttgtctcattgatcctttctactgcctttttcgtttcaatagtatttatttctgctctgatttttattatttctctccttctgctgacttcgggcttcatttgttcttttttctctagttcagttaggtgtgctttaaggttgcttatttgggatttttcttgtttgttaagatgtgcctgtattgcgatgaattttcctcttaatacagcttttgctgtatcccatatgagttggtatggcatgctatcattttcatttgtttccaggtatttttttatttcttctttaacttcttcaatgatccattgcttgttcagtagtgtgttgtttagtctccacatctttgtgcctttctcagctttttttcttgtaattaatttctagccttatagcactatgatctgagaagatgcttgttactatttcaatttttttaaatttgtagaggcttgccttgtttcccaacatatggtctatcctagagaatgttccatgtgcacttgagaagaatgtgtattcagctctttcagggtggagtgatctatatatgtctattaagtccaattgttttagtttttcatttagctccactatttccttgttgattttctgtctggatgatctgtccattgatgtgagtggggtgttgaggtcccctactattattgtgttgtttttaacatcttcccttaggtctgttaatagttgctttatgaatcttggtgctcctgtgttgggtgcatagatacttataagcgttatttcttcttgatgaagtgtccctttgatcattatatattgtccctctgtatctctctttacctgtcttattttgaaatccacttggtctgatatgagaagtGCAAcacctgtctttttttccttgctatttgcttgaagtattgtcctccaccccttcaccctgagtctgtgtttgtccttggggctgaggtgtgtttcctggaggcaacaaattgttggatcgtgttctttaatccattttgccattctgtgtctttttattggagagttcaatccattcacattgagagtgattattgatgcatgtggacttaatgctgttaatctgttgctcattatcttgttttcctgcatttcttttcctgtttgctttagactacccatttaatactgcaatttcttatgctgggtttcttagatttttccttatttatgatttgtgactctgttctgtactttattttagtgtctaccttgaagtttgtatttagaatctcgtgtataatatagtctattctctggtggtctcttacttacttgaccaatactgatttagaccctttgctcttcccctcctaaataagtattttcatttttattccaactcgtcttattaattggtagttagagtgctaagatcgtccttgttttggtagtttccttacctttaccctaatgctataattgaatatttgctatcatgttctggttctatccatcggtctccctagtctgtggattgtgtcccctttctcccttttttcttttttcaggtatgagcgccttcttaaggatttcttgtaatggagggcttttaattacaaattcccttaacttttgtttgtctggaaaagatttaatttctccctcatatctgaaggaaattcttgctggataagagtattcttggctgaagatttttatcctttaaagctttgaatatgtcattccattctctcctagcttgtagggtttctgtagagaattctgctgacagtctgataggggctccttgataggttattctctttttttttcttacttccctgagtattctctccttatctttcctttttgccaactttactactatgtgccttgcagtaggtctttttacattgacaaatctaggagatctaaaaccctcctctacacacatttctctgtcgatccctagatttgggaagttctcttcaataatttcattaagcacactttctgctccattttccttttccatattcctgggaattcctatgatccttatgttcttactcctcattgaatccattatctctcaaagattttcctcatttttttaattcttagttctctttcttcctctgtctggcaccattcagcctatctttgattatgctaattttctcctctatgttgtctacacgggcattcagggcatccgtattctgttttattgggtccattgtgtttttcgtctcaagtaattctgtttgattcttctttatgatttcaatctcttttgtgaagtaactccagaactcggcttgtttctctatctttctctctacctcattgagttttttgattatagctgctctgaactcattatcacttagtttacctaattccaagtcctcaggacttaattctgtgttttcattgttttccttctggtctggggcttttataaattgctggatggtagaggagcggtttattctcatggtggtagaattcagttgcagttacagcctgtcgccactagatgggggtcgagagcagcatgttagctctccgccttcggggcaagatggctgcgtcCACTGGCTTTGccagggggaggggctgttactcacacatgctggtctgggttcagatcagttctgctctctggtctcccaaggcccttgatttatggggtccccacagACGGAAGCtctccccccgtcagcgggtctccactgaatcagtggcaggagtcctggatgatcccccggtcgcgcggcccctcccccgctccttcccgacccgcccGCAGCGAtggcagactctaggggagggagcgatgtccTCTCCTActgttccagcgcctccgagggtgtaagcaaggttatgatctccgccttcttggtattataggtctctaacgagctggcattatgtttattctctgaaattcagttcttccaatcttttgttgtattttggaggggagagaatcctgggtcagctcaccccgccattttgctccgcctccatcccatcttcccctactttgtatgtgggacacctgccatagcatggcttgatgagcggtgccatgtgcacacccgggatctgaaccagtggcccctgggctgccgaagtggaatgcgcgaacttaactgctgtgccactgggccggccccttaatttttttttatttttgaggaagataagccctgagctaagatctgctgtcaatcctcctctttttgctgaggaagactggccctgagctaacattcgtgcccatcttcctctactttatatgtgggacgcctaccacagcatggcttgacaagtggtacataggttcgtgcccaggatccgaacccgcaaaccctgggctgccaaagcagaatctgcaaacttaaccactgcaccactgggccagccccaataaattTCTTTAACTATGACTTTCATTTCAGAATAATAAAAGAGTGCTAAGAAATATTTGTGTTGAAAAACAGGCATTGGTAAGGTTAAGACCACTGGAGTGATGAAAAGAATAAAGTCTTTCAAAAGATTTCAATTCAGATTCTGGTTCAAGGTGAGGAATGTGATTGGGATCAAGTTACTtccttgagtctcagtttctttatctatgaaAGGGAGATAGTAATTATAACCTAACTCAGGGCTACTATGAATATTAAATGTTAGTATGTGTAAACCTCTTCTGCCCTGAATATAATAAATGCTGAAAACTATTAGCTATATGATcattattaaaatggaaatatacatACCTCATAGGTTATAAATATTAAGCAAGACACCATACAAAGTGCCTAGTTAACAGATGTCCAGTACATATCACATTTCACTGACTCCAAGTTGTACCATTATTTTAGGCACCtctaagaaagacaaaaatactgCCCATTATACTACAGTTATAGATAAGAAGGCAGATCCCAATTTCAGATGTTAAATGTGACAATTTTTGCACCAGAATCAAAATactttttctccccttctctttcctgtTATTTAACTAGTGAGGAGTCTATACTCTGGAATTCTCCTTTCCTATCCTTTCCCCTTCTACCAAGACCCTCAGGTCTCCTACTTACTTGGCTACAAGGGTGAACCATAAGCACAATTAAGTATTCTGTATCACTTTTATACTCTCTATCAGGATTCTCCTTTATTTCCTCCACCTCAATGTGGCTTCCACTGCACAGCATTCCACTTCTTACTATgagataaatgaatataaaatagaacaaaacaaaaacttattcCTAGTTACCTAAGGCCTTCAATCTAATATTTTAAGTTCACTACCATTTAGTGACACATACTTATGCCCTTAGAATTCATGGCATGGCTTAACAACTCatataaatagaaacaaacaaagacTTGGAAGAAATTCAAACTTGAGAGAAGAAATGGCAGGTTTTTCTGGGGAAAATGTTACAAAATGTCAAGGGTAGCAGAAAGGACAAATAGAATGAGGgtggaaaacagaaaactttcCCATAAAATGATTTCCTAGGAAATCTCATCAAATGCTCAGGGACACTATTTTCTGTCTCACCCAGCAAGTACAAGGTTGTTAATACAGCTGGCCTATTATTTagataaagaaaactaaacaaacgtcacaatttcagagaaaaataatatcaaaGCAGAATTGGAACATTCAAAGCACATTTTTGGTTATTCGGTTTATTTAGGATACTCAGGGGACATTATCTGGGGGACTTAAAAGTCATTTCAATTAGGAACCTCTTTAGTCCGTCATCAATTATTTCGAGTGTTCTAGTCTCAAATACATTCCTTTCTTCTATAAACTTCTGAAAGAGATGAATACCTCCACCTACACCAAAATAATGTGCTTTGCTGGCCAAAAGTACCCGTCCATTTTTATCTAACAATCTACCAAAAGTTTGGTGCAACGTACCATAATAATCTGGATTGTAAATGGTTTCTGAGGTGAGAATGAGATCATACTTTTCAAAGACTTTTTCACTGCTTAGTACAAGCTTACAAAACTCAGACCACTCTCCAGAAAAGAACCGGCACTTACACAGATCTTGTACTACTTTTGATTTCCTGCATCTTTTCACATCTAGTTCGTTTccatcattttcttcatcttccaaaGTGGAGTTAGCCACGACATTAGGTAAGGTTACTTCATCAATCACCATACTGTTGTAGTCTTGAAAATGAATTTCCTTGGCCCCTCCCTTGAATGCAGTTATACCCAGCAACCCTGATCCACAGCCAAGATCTAATACTTTTTTCCCAGCAAATTTCACTTTGGCTTTTGTGAAATAAGCCAGGAGGTCAAAGGTACATTCCCAGATTTTTAAGCCTCCTTCATAAACACCTGTAATCAGATCAGAGTGAGAAGAAAAGCTTTTTGAAACGATGTTTTCTCCAGGGAAGTTCTCTTTCAACAAGATGGTTTTCACTACTGATATGTTAACACGCTGGAGACCTGGTAACATTTCGATGACTTTATTTTCTAACACTTTCTTTAAATCTTTAGGCATAGCATGCTCTTTGGCAATTCTCAAGCAAAGCTGTTTTTCATACGGCTCCAAGTTACTTGAACTGTTAGCTACACTGAGTGAGCTGACTGTGTCTTGAAAGACAGCTGCATTTCTCACTGACTTAGGTTCCCCCGAAGGATCCCGAGGCAAGTCAAACTCTTCTGTAGAACATTTTTTGTCCCTATGTTTACCTTTTTGGCTTTCTGAGACCAAAGACTCTTCTGAGGAATCCAAGGCCAAAGTTCCACCTCCAAGGGGTGTTAATTCATTTTCCAGATGGTCTTCTATACtgaaattaaattgaaaagtCATCCTCATTAAATGTACACAATCCTTAAATTCAGAGGAAGATTCTTCTGCTTCTGGATAGAACTGATGACACACACATAAACCTGCCTCAATTATTCAATTAGTTTTGCTGGGGGTCAATATCTCTTTAATTGCTTGTACACAGTTACAAGTATTTTAGAGATGTCTCCAAATGACTTTTTAGAGGTCTTTGCTCCTCTTTAAATTTAGCTCTgcggaaaaaaagaaaattgttattaaaaag
Proteins encoded:
- the METTL18 gene encoding histidine protein methyltransferase 1 homolog; translated protein: MRMTFQFNFSIEDHLENELTPLGGGTLALDSSEESLVSESQKGKHRDKKCSTEEFDLPRDPSGEPKSVRNAAVFQDTVSSLSVANSSSNLEPYEKQLCLRIAKEHAMPKDLKKVLENKVIEMLPGLQRVNISVVKTILLKENFPGENIVSKSFSSHSDLITGVYEGGLKIWECTFDLLAYFTKAKVKFAGKKVLDLGCGSGLLGITAFKGGAKEIHFQDYNSMVIDEVTLPNVVANSTLEDEENDGNELDVKRCRKSKVVQDLCKCRFFSGEWSEFCKLVLSSEKVFEKYDLILTSETIYNPDYYGTLHQTFGRLLDKNGRVLLASKAHYFGVGGGIHLFQKFIEERNVFETRTLEIIDDGLKRFLIEMTFKSPR